ctaattgagaaatgctaccgtaatattttcacaataaattttaagtaacagattgttattagttaatattgcttagttatttttagttgtgggttcaaattagaactagtaacaactttccacataaattttgttgtgaaaatattgcgaaaaatgttgtgaacgtaacacttctcataataaattttacacagtaagttgttattggttctcattTGAACCTACTaatgacattattatttttttatctaccattaacaacttgtcatatagactatattgtgaaatttttgtaaaaatgttgtgtccataacttgcattaagagagataattaaaacaaaaaattcacatatatatatatatatatatcttgtcctttttggtaatttacaactcaaacctccacttttataagtgctagccaaacacttaactttttcaaaaagcactttttaacagtttttaccaaacactcaactttttgaaaaaacactttttcattatgcactttttgaaaactcaactttttcaaaaagcccaacttcaaaaaactgaaccaaactcactcTTAATTATTTGGGGTTCAATGGGTAATGCCTTGGGGGTTTATAAATTTACTTCCTAGTTGGCAAGGCGGATTGCAAGGCAGATTTGGGAGACATCGGAATAGTGAGATTTGGAAAGCCACCCCTTATTGCTTGCCATGGTGCCTTTAGTGGAAAAGAAACCCTAGACATTTTGAGGTGTGAATGGACTAGTCAATACATAAAATTGCAGTTCCTTAGATTTATGAATGGATGATTgcatcttgaatttttttctctctaagttATTGCAATTTATAGATCATTGTAATTTTTAGAGCCTAATTTGATATACATCTAGTATACATCCTGTATACTTGGTAACGtttatcttaataaaatttcatatttattaaaaaaagattgGATAACTGCTTTGAGTTGTCACTCTTTTTCTAGTTTGGAGGAATTTCTAGATACATAAAGCTTTAGATGACATTTGTAGCTGTCATAATACCCTTCTTATGTTCATGGGAGCATtgcccttttattttttggaaacaaTTTTCTGTTACTCAAACTTTTAGCTTCAGGACTATGGAATGTAGTTTCTAGTTTTTGTACAACCAACATTATACCCTaggttttacaaatttttaaccatgcgaaaaataaaaataaaaataaaaataaaaacactatcTACCCCATGCAAGGTAAGTCTGTAGTTCAAACCCCCTTCCCCCTcggccaaaatgggcaaatgcccttttttcGGAAATTAAACATCTTTGTGCCCTCATTctgaaactaaatagggaaatgcccctcttttgtaactcgattatACTACAATCGAGTTATATGAAATACTCGATTATTAAAGTATCGAGTTATACACAGGTTTTTCCCGCACTGCtggcattttttgttttgaatctcTACATAACTCGATTAATTAAAAATCGAGTTAGTTATACTGTTATAAACCCTGATTTCGTACTGTCTTTGTGTCAGGTGGAGTGTTTCAATGTAACTCGATTCCTGAAATATCGAGTTATAAAGTATACTTGATATCCGTAAAGTCGAGTtattctcttataatttctgCACACCTTCTCCCACTCAGTGTGCCTTGCTCTCTGCTGAACTGAGGACTTTCTGCTGAACTGAGTTGGAACTCCTCCACGGATCAACAGCAGgtttcttcaaactcaattgaaatTTGTATCACCTCAGGTAAAAAATTCACATCACAATTTTAGGGCAATGTTATGTTCATTTGATATTgtactaaattttgattttttaggttgAATGAATGTGAAGTAAGTACattggtgtgattttggttatttgttgtAGTAAACGTTGGTGAGAAGAGaatgaaataatttctttactatagcaacattttgtattgcacataatcatcattggtcAGACATTTACAACAACATTTAGTGTTGAAGACAATGTGTAGACATTACCAACAATGTCTATTGTTTATGAATGTCTTTGTTGTATACCATTCTATGCAGGATTACATTATTTAGCAACAGTTGATACACACTGTTAACTTGATCATTTGGTGTTATTGTATTCAGTGTCAATGTCTGGTTCTGGCAACCCACAACTGTATAGGCCTCATGATGTGTTCACTGCTATGGGTCGTTGTTgggtattggaagatgagttcAGCTATCCAATCAATCCGAATTTGCGAAATAGTGCTTACGTTCACAATACCATGAGACAGGAGTGGGCTTGGTTATTTCGTGAAcaacaaatgttttatgatgagttggttgGTTTTAAGTTGCCAGTGCCTCGGCGACTCGCATCAGAAATGCCCAGAGACAGCATCGACGAACTTCGTAAAGCATTGAAccgcataagagaagaaaataatcgaatgaaGATACGTCTTAATCGATATCGGACCCAAGTTGAGATTCGAGAGTCAGTGCAGGAAGGGTGGTACGAGCATGCACAGttcatgcaatcacttcttgctgatcccatttatcagtcaGACGTGGAGATGTCAGATGAGGAGTAATCGTGTTGTGTCGTGGTGTAATTAGATTTTGTTGGAGAACTATTTTGCTTAACTATGTGTTATATGTATGGTTGCATTTGTACTATGTAAACCTTATTATTGATTATGAGAAGCATGCACGTTATTCGTAATGTAGATTATTCTCACATAAGTCATAAAAGTCAAATATTCTCacacatgatgtttttcaataagcacGTACGACATAACacagaaaacataaaataacttacactaacattattaacttaaccatagacataacacacacacacacacaccacagTGGCATTCATTCTGATAGGTAGTCCTCGtagttgaggacattgttaCGTTCTGCCGGAGTGAGTTGCCTGTTTGTTGCAACGGCTTGCTCCTCCGCCAATTGTAGCATATGATACCTGGACCTACGAAGTATCATaagattgttttctttttttattttcgtcACTGCACGCTCATATTGGTGCATGTTTTGTCGTGGCAGTGTGAGCGAGCTACGCTCGACAAGAGGCGCTCCGATTTGCAGGAGATCATTGTGCAGAGCGTTGGACTCGTTCACGCGAAAGTCCCACTCCTGTTGCAATCCGGCATAGTATTCCCTCTCGTCAGAATCTCTTTGCGTTCTATAGTTATTTGGAAAACGAGGTAGCATCCAATTACGCAttgacattggaaaatgtgACTTTAGATCGGTATGTGTAGaagttttgcaagggtagatgtatGTAAATGGGACTTCGGTATGTGTAgatgttttgcaagggtagatgtaaatgggacttTATATAGGGGTTTTGCAAGGGCAAGTATTCAGGTGGATGTGAGTATAagtattcacgtgaataaagatgatatgAGTTGACAGTATATTGTTCAGTGGCGTCTGTTGGTGCATGTGATTCGTTGAGGTAGCTGTCGAGTTACACTATAGCTTGTGCTACAGTAGCGGGCTGGTGATGTGTACTGCAAAAGAGGTTGCGTATTTATTCACGTGAAGACTATTCAACATTGAtgtgcttcatctgacatgatTTGACGAGACAATGTTGAGCtgtgttaaatgtatcataaacttcTCAGGGATGCTATAGGTACATCCTTTAAAAATGCTGCATTGCAAAAGGATGCATAGCTGTGTCAGGTGTCAGGTGGAGTGTTTCAATGTAACTCGATTCCTGGAATATCGAGTTGGAACTGAGTTGGAACTCCTCCACGGATGCGTGTAGGTGATATGACTGGATAGGGTTCAATAGTGCAAAGCTATTGAG
This DNA window, taken from Quercus robur chromosome 2, dhQueRobu3.1, whole genome shotgun sequence, encodes the following:
- the LOC126713495 gene encoding uncharacterized protein LOC126713495; translated protein: MSGSGNPQLYRPHDVFTAMGRCWVLEDEFSYPINPNLRNSAYVHNTMRQEWAWLFREQQMFYDELVGFKLPVPRRLASEMPRDSIDELRKALNRIREENNRMKIRLNRYRTQVEIRESVQEGWYEHAQFMQSLLADPIYQSDVEMSDEE